Proteins encoded by one window of Ghiorsea bivora:
- the dnaK gene encoding molecular chaperone DnaK, translating to MAKVIGIDLGTTNSCVAVMEGDTAKVIPNSEGDNTTPSVVGFTADERLVGAAAKRQMVTNPEKTFHAVKRLIGRKFDSEETKHHKSLVSYPIVAADNGDAWVEVDGKKMSPQEISAITLQKMKSTAEDYLGETVTDAVITVPAYFNDSQRQATKDAGAIAGLNVLRIVNEPTAAALAYGLDKTEENHLIAVYDLGGGTFDISILEIGDGVFEVKATNGDTFLGGEDFDQVLIQYLADEFKKEHGVDLTTDTLALQRLREAAEKAKIELSSSQQTEVNLPFITADASGPKHLLIKVSRAKFESLVGDLVQNSLKPCAQALKDAGVSASDIHEVVLVGGQTRMPLVQEKVKEFFGTEPHKGVNPDEVVAIGAAIQGAILTGDVKDVLLLDVTPLSLGIEVEGGLFNKIIEKNTTIPTKKSQTYTTAADNQTAVTIKVAQGEREIFSANKELGLFNLEGIAPAPRGTPQIEVTFDIDANGIIHVHAKDKGTGKETSIRIESGSGLSEEEIEKMKQDAEAHAEEDAKLKENIEAKNRADQLVFATEKSLEEHADAVDEATVTAIKEALEVLKEALKGDDFDAIKAAEEDLAKKSQKLGEAVYQKMQAEQGEQEAGTAEAPEASAKNDVQDAEIVDAEVVDDSNSKK from the coding sequence ATGGCAAAAGTAATTGGTATTGATTTAGGAACCACAAACTCATGTGTGGCAGTGATGGAAGGGGATACGGCGAAAGTTATCCCAAACAGCGAAGGCGATAATACAACACCTTCAGTTGTTGGTTTTACTGCAGATGAGCGCCTTGTAGGTGCTGCAGCAAAACGTCAAATGGTAACCAACCCAGAAAAAACATTTCATGCGGTTAAACGTTTGATTGGTCGTAAGTTTGATTCAGAAGAAACCAAACATCATAAATCGTTGGTGTCTTACCCTATTGTTGCAGCGGATAATGGTGATGCATGGGTTGAAGTTGATGGCAAAAAAATGAGTCCACAAGAGATTTCAGCTATCACTTTGCAAAAAATGAAATCAACTGCGGAAGATTATTTGGGTGAAACCGTGACAGATGCTGTGATTACAGTACCTGCATATTTTAACGATTCACAACGCCAAGCAACCAAAGATGCAGGTGCTATTGCGGGCCTAAATGTATTGCGTATTGTAAACGAACCAACGGCTGCAGCATTGGCATATGGTTTGGATAAAACCGAAGAAAACCACTTGATTGCAGTGTATGACCTTGGTGGTGGTACATTCGATATTTCCATCTTGGAAATCGGTGATGGTGTGTTTGAAGTGAAAGCAACCAATGGTGATACATTCCTTGGTGGTGAAGATTTTGACCAAGTATTGATTCAATATTTGGCTGATGAATTCAAAAAAGAGCATGGTGTTGACTTAACAACAGATACTTTGGCATTGCAACGGTTGCGTGAAGCAGCAGAGAAAGCGAAAATTGAGTTGTCTTCAAGTCAACAAACTGAAGTAAACTTACCGTTTATCACGGCTGATGCTTCAGGCCCTAAACACTTGTTGATTAAAGTGTCGCGTGCAAAATTTGAATCATTGGTTGGTGATTTGGTTCAAAATTCACTTAAACCATGTGCGCAAGCATTAAAAGATGCTGGCGTATCTGCTTCTGATATCCATGAAGTGGTATTGGTTGGTGGTCAAACGCGTATGCCTTTGGTTCAAGAAAAAGTGAAAGAATTTTTTGGTACTGAACCACATAAAGGTGTAAACCCTGATGAAGTGGTAGCGATTGGTGCTGCGATTCAAGGTGCAATTTTGACAGGTGATGTGAAAGATGTGTTGTTACTTGATGTAACACCATTATCACTTGGTATTGAAGTGGAAGGTGGTTTGTTCAATAAAATTATTGAGAAAAACACCACAATCCCAACCAAAAAATCACAGACCTATACCACGGCTGCGGACAATCAAACTGCGGTAACGATTAAAGTGGCACAAGGTGAGCGTGAAATCTTCTCGGCAAACAAAGAACTTGGTTTGTTTAACCTTGAAGGTATTGCACCTGCACCTCGCGGCACACCACAGATTGAAGTGACTTTTGATATTGATGCCAATGGTATCATTCATGTGCATGCCAAAGATAAAGGTACGGGTAAAGAAACTTCAATTCGCATTGAGTCTGGTTCAGGCTTGAGCGAAGAAGAAATTGAAAAAATGAAACAAGATGCTGAAGCGCATGCGGAAGAAGATGCGAAGTTGAAAGAGAATATCGAAGCGAAAAACCGAGCTGACCAGCTTGTGTTTGCCACTGAGAAATCTCTGGAAGAGCATGCTGACGCTGTCGATGAAGCAACAGTGACTGCGATTAAAGAAGCTTTGGAAGTATTAAAAGAAGCGCTCAAAGGTGACGACTTTGATGCTATCAAAGCTGCTGAAGAAGATTTGGCGAAGAAATCGCAAAAACTTGGCGAAGCTGTGTACCAAAAAATGCAAGCTGAACAAGGTGAGCAGGAGGCTGGTACAGCCGAAGCCCCAGAAGCCTCAGCAAAAAATGATGTTCAGGATGCTGAAATTGTTGATGCTGAAGTGGTGGATGATAGTAACAGTAAAAAATAA